The following proteins come from a genomic window of Micromonospora zamorensis:
- a CDS encoding CE1758 family FMN-dependent luciferase-like monooxygenase — translation MQIGVYSLGDRTPDPVTGRAPTDHERLLSTARIAEHAEAAGFDVFAVGEHHTTTYAVSAPAVLLGYLAARTSRILLSTATALITTNDPVRLAEEYATVQHLCGGRLDLMLGRGIFGPVYSWFGRDPDDSRRLATENYRLLRRLWDEDTVDWSGEFRTPLRGFTAVPRPLAGHPPFVWHASVSSEETAELAAAHGDGFFANHIMWPWQHTARLVQTFRERYAAHGHGTAEQAVVGLGGHVFVRPRSQDAVREFRPYFDNAPLYGHGPSLEEHMDTTPMTVGSPQQVIDAVLGYREYVGDYHRQLFLIDHAGLPVSTVLEQLDLIGAEVLPVLRRELASGPPPA, via the coding sequence ATGCAGATCGGTGTCTACAGTCTCGGCGACCGCACCCCCGACCCGGTGACGGGTCGGGCGCCAACGGATCACGAGCGGCTACTCAGCACGGCGCGGATCGCCGAGCACGCCGAGGCGGCCGGGTTCGATGTCTTCGCCGTCGGAGAGCACCACACCACGACGTACGCCGTGTCGGCGCCGGCTGTGCTGCTGGGCTACCTGGCCGCACGGACGAGCCGGATACTGCTGTCCACGGCAACGGCTCTGATCACCACGAACGATCCGGTCCGGCTCGCCGAGGAGTACGCGACGGTGCAGCATCTGTGCGGCGGCCGGCTTGACCTCATGCTCGGCCGGGGCATCTTCGGTCCGGTGTATTCGTGGTTCGGCCGCGACCCCGACGACAGTCGCCGGCTGGCGACCGAGAACTACCGGCTGCTGCGCCGGCTGTGGGACGAGGACACCGTCGACTGGTCCGGCGAGTTCCGTACGCCGCTGCGGGGTTTCACGGCGGTGCCGCGGCCGCTCGCAGGCCATCCGCCGTTCGTCTGGCACGCGTCGGTGTCCAGCGAGGAGACCGCGGAGCTGGCCGCCGCCCATGGCGACGGCTTCTTCGCCAACCACATCATGTGGCCCTGGCAGCACACGGCCCGGCTCGTGCAGACCTTTCGCGAGCGGTACGCCGCGCACGGCCACGGCACCGCCGAGCAGGCGGTCGTCGGACTCGGCGGGCATGTCTTCGTCCGGCCGAGGTCACAGGATGCGGTCCGGGAGTTCCGGCCGTACTTCGACAACGCGCCCCTCTACGGCCACGGGCCCTCGCTGGAGGAGCACATGGACACCACACCGATGACGGTGGGGAGCCCGCAGCAGGTCATCGACGCGGTTCTCGGCTACCGCGAGTACGTCGGTGACTATCACCGTCAGCTCTTCCTGATCGACCACGCCGGGTTGCCGGTGAGCACGGTGCTGGAGCAACTGGACCTCATCGGTGCGGAGGTGCTGCCCGTGCTGCGGCGCGAGCTCGCCAGCGGCCCCCCGCCCGCCTGA
- a CDS encoding zf-HC2 domain-containing protein: protein MQVEEVSGTEAHVADLLALYHLDALDRRSAEQVGHHLQSCQQCRAAATEVCETLAALALLSDDRDHLLNRYGALGAAVPAAFPARFAPQEPAGQPGREAQETDRRRFRLRRGGTGAETATGEASAPAGPDLGRREPPQQRVAPAPVTPPPVAPPAVALPRVAPPAAPPPATLVEKPSPVQEQTTPTAVPLPTRTARRPVTHPAQRGFDRAPGIAHPDDGQRVRRKRLLSRRAVTFAGLGALLVAALTVAGISARALLAPPAPGVQTNIVRTAVASATDRDSGANLSVFLTEERDRVTVRATLSGLAEGTGYRLYGYTFDGRQRPLVNWTGRAGVQELDGELPVGIADLSHFAVTRGTRVVVTAYLPRDAGAPATPGG, encoded by the coding sequence ATGCAGGTGGAAGAAGTCTCCGGTACGGAAGCCCATGTGGCGGACCTGCTGGCTCTCTACCACCTCGACGCGCTCGACCGGCGTAGTGCGGAGCAGGTCGGCCACCATCTCCAGTCGTGCCAGCAGTGCCGGGCTGCGGCGACCGAGGTGTGCGAGACGCTCGCCGCGCTGGCCCTGCTCAGCGACGACAGGGATCACCTGCTCAACCGCTACGGGGCGCTGGGGGCGGCGGTGCCGGCGGCCTTTCCGGCGCGGTTCGCGCCGCAGGAGCCGGCCGGCCAGCCGGGCAGAGAGGCCCAGGAGACCGACCGACGCCGGTTCCGACTGCGGCGCGGCGGTACGGGTGCCGAGACGGCCACCGGGGAGGCGTCTGCCCCCGCTGGGCCGGACCTCGGGCGCAGGGAGCCACCGCAGCAGCGGGTGGCACCGGCACCGGTCACACCCCCACCCGTCGCACCCCCAGCCGTCGCGCTGCCACGGGTCGCACCCCCGGCCGCACCCCCGCCGGCCACGCTGGTTGAAAAGCCCTCGCCCGTCCAGGAACAGACCACGCCGACGGCCGTACCCTTGCCGACGCGGACCGCCCGACGGCCCGTCACGCATCCCGCCCAACGCGGCTTCGACCGAGCGCCGGGCATCGCGCATCCGGACGACGGTCAGCGTGTCCGACGGAAGCGCCTCCTGTCCCGGCGTGCCGTTACTTTCGCGGGCCTGGGCGCCCTGCTCGTGGCAGCCCTCACGGTGGCCGGAATCTCCGCGAGGGCGCTGCTCGCCCCGCCGGCCCCGGGAGTGCAGACGAACATCGTCCGTACCGCCGTCGCCTCGGCGACGGACCGGGACTCTGGCGCTAACCTGTCCGTCTTCCTGACCGAAGAACGCGACCGGGTCACCGTGCGGGCCACCCTGAGCGGCCTGGCCGAGGGCACCGGCTACCGGCTCTACGGCTACACCTTCGACGGCCGGCAGCGGCCGCTGGTCAACTGGACCGGCCGCGCCGGCGTGCAGGAGCTTGACGGTGAACTACCCGTCGGCATCGCTGATCTCTCCCACTTCGCCGTCACCCGCGGCACCCGGGTCGTCGTCACCGCATATCTGCCCCGCGACGCCGGTGCGCCGGCCACGCCCGGCGGATGA